Below is a genomic region from Echinicola rosea.
CAAGCTTACCCATGAAGGGACTGTTTCTATAAATGAAAGTCCAAAACCTATTCCCAACAACACTCCGCAGATGATGGAAAAGATCATCTCTGTATTTTTGCCAAAAATACCACCGTGTGAGTGGTCGTGATCTCCACTTTCCTTATGGTCATGGTCGTGTTGATTGACATCAGTAGGAGACGTGCTATCTTCAGAGGTCGCTCTAATATAGCGTTCCACATTAACTTCCGTATTGAGAATATCAAGTCCTTCTTTACGAAGAAATGTCAGAATCTCTGCCTCATCAATTTTTGCTGTTTCATACTCCAGACCGATCATACCTGAGGCTGAAACGGCTCCTTGTAAAACTCCTTTAAGTCTGATAAGTGAATTTTCCACTTTACGTGCATGCCTGGTATGGCGAAGTCCTTCCACTTCTATTAGCTTGTGCCCATATTTATCAAGAATAGAGGCACCTGCACGCTTTGCAAGTGTTTGAATACGATCAAGAGAAATCTTCTCAGGGTTGTAATGGAAGCAGAGCTGTGGTACACCATTGTCTTTTTCATCAGCCACATGCACTTTTTCCAAACCTTCAGTATCTTGAAGACGACTGATCAGTTTATGTACACACTGATCTTTTTCGTCCGATACTTCAGGCAGAATAATGGGTATTTTTATTTGTAGTTTTTTCATTTTTTTATTATCAGTTTAGCAACAATTATTCTTACATGATAGGCGCTTAGTTTTAGCCTTATCAAAGGCTTCTTTCCCTTCCTTCCATGCATTCTATAGGCCAGATAAGAGTCATAATTTCTTTTATATCAATTCAAATACACTCTGCTTTTACGATTACTCCAATAATACATCACTAACATAGCTACCAATAGTACAATTTGAGAAACAAATGTTTCAAGTGTTGGGAATACCCCAAGCCAATCTACATTCACCGACACCGGAAGACCGGTTATGGATATCCAACCGGCTTCCTGAAGTGAATGGATACCTTTACCAATCAGTATCAATGCCAGTAACGTAATCACCCAGGCTGAATAGCGAAACAACTGCCTTACAGGAATCTTTTTAGAATACCTTACAAACAGGATAGCGAACAGTGCGATCAATGCAAAAGCAGCCAAAACCCCCAGCCCTATTGATGACTGATTAACGGATTGGGTTTCCAGACTAATAGCCTGTAAAAATAAAATTGACTCAAAAGCCTCACGAAACACTACCATAAATGAGAAAAAGGCAATACCCAACATTTTATCTGCTTTAAGCTGTTTACCTATTTTTTCTTCAATAAACATTTTCCACTTTTTGGCGTGTGAATGGTCATGTAACCAAAACCCTACAAAGGCCAATACGATCACTGCCACCAGCGAAATCATTCCTTCCATGACTTCTCTGTTTTTACCACTTATCCCGATTACCCAATCGGATAAAAACCACCCGCCAACTCCAAAAAGAACAGCGGTTATCCATCCTCCGTGTACCCATAGGGCAGCCTTTTTTAATTCTGATGAACGTATCAGAGCGAGTATCAGAGCCAGGATTAAAAATGCTTCCAATCCCTCTCGTAGCATGATAGAAGCAGATAAGGCAAAAGAGAGCCAATAATTAAGTTTTTTATCCTGCATCAATTTCCCGGCCTGATCTATCATGTCCAGGCCATTGTTGATTTCTGTCTCCACCTTTGACTTTTCGGCTTTTTGCTCTATTATTTGTCTGATTTTAAACATTTGCTGCTCCAGCCTTGCCGTAAAAGCTGGGTCATTGGCCTTCAGCCTCGCTTCGGAAGGCTCAATACCTTCCAGGTAGGCTGCCAGGGCATCTTCACGAGCAGAAGAATAACTCCCCGTTGTATAATTTTGCAGGGCATTTTTTAGATAAGTCTTTGCCCTATCCAATGTGGATACCCGGTTAACATCCTGTGGAAATTGCGTCCTAAGAACGGCAAGTGATAATTTTGCGTTTTTGTTATCCGGCTCAAGGCGTTTTAATAATTCCACATCGGATAGGGTGGCTACCTCCTGAAGATTTACAGGTGCGTTCGCTTGCTCAAACAATTGTTGCAATCCGGATTCATTATCAGCTTTGGTTTCAAACCGGAGTGATTTTATGTAAAACGCCAAATCCCAAATTTCCTCATCGGTTAGGCTTTCAAAACTTTGCATAGCAGTTCCTTCTACTCCCAGTTTTATGGTATTGTAGGCCTGAAAGGGTGAGATTTCCTGCATCAGGGTATGGTTTAGAAAATTAGTAGGAGCTGGCACTAATCCAGCAGCTAGTTTGCCATCTCCTGC
It encodes:
- a CDS encoding FTR1 family protein — protein: MRSNILNIFIIAVILTCFCSFNVFGNEIKKDIQTTIHLLDYISRDYTAAVQNGKVINDGEYAEMLEFSYKVIELIKNSELNENEKANILAELKKMKGLIDRKAPHENITTVAGKSRQDIIEAAGFKTAPLTWPNLKNGETLYVQNCTACHGVRGAGDGKLAAGLVPAPTNFLNHTLMQEISPFQAYNTIKLGVEGTAMQSFESLTDEEIWDLAFYIKSLRFETKADNESGLQQLFEQANAPVNLQEVATLSDVELLKRLEPDNKNAKLSLAVLRTQFPQDVNRVSTLDRAKTYLKNALQNYTTGSYSSAREDALAAYLEGIEPSEARLKANDPAFTARLEQQMFKIRQIIEQKAEKSKVETEINNGLDMIDQAGKLMQDKKLNYWLSFALSASIMLREGLEAFLILALILALIRSSELKKAALWVHGGWITAVLFGVGGWFLSDWVIGISGKNREVMEGMISLVAVIVLAFVGFWLHDHSHAKKWKMFIEEKIGKQLKADKMLGIAFFSFMVVFREAFESILFLQAISLETQSVNQSSIGLGVLAAFALIALFAILFVRYSKKIPVRQLFRYSAWVITLLALILIGKGIHSLQEAGWISITGLPVSVNVDWLGVFPTLETFVSQIVLLVAMLVMYYWSNRKSRVYLN